A genome region from Pirellulales bacterium includes the following:
- a CDS encoding AI-2E family transporter — translation MSRIVSFIVLVTMVVLVGALSFMVMSSFLLPMFLALVLTVIFRPLHKWFIARSAGHDRVAAGLTTAAILLIVLIPTLLILTRAAVEAFSLATELKPEIVRERLSELRREFHLEMPAQQVQDTLKEMSDDLEQIEFWSRQQDGTAERLSPMVEKLRHEEQVIYDQLALSDPQNDDRSFTVEAREHIATSWQALDKQTKALEQPSPGAPEFTSAVPGVMSAFGTFRDSLLGSQTVAWLRRQLNPSDDQILALLGELRQMATPLALGTGGLIVGVGVMILSLYYFLADGPAMIRALMHLSPLDDRYEEQLLNEFSTISRAVVLATLLSAFAQGLLASIGYFFAGFESVFLLTVVTMLLAMIPFVGAAAVWGACSVWLLFYDQRTTAAVALAIYGALVVSMIDNIIKPMVLHGQSKLHPLLALLSILGGIKALGPIGIFVGPMGMAFLQALLHMLHTELMALDDPAQPHLDRPGLPTT, via the coding sequence ATGTCGCGTATCGTGTCGTTTATCGTGCTCGTGACCATGGTGGTTTTGGTCGGGGCACTGTCGTTCATGGTGATGTCCAGCTTTCTGTTGCCGATGTTTCTGGCGCTGGTGCTGACCGTGATCTTTCGCCCACTGCACAAGTGGTTTATCGCGCGCTCGGCCGGGCACGATCGGGTAGCGGCCGGCCTGACCACGGCTGCGATCCTGTTGATCGTGCTGATCCCGACTTTGTTAATCCTGACGCGTGCCGCGGTCGAGGCGTTCTCGCTGGCGACCGAACTTAAGCCCGAGATTGTGCGCGAGCGTCTGAGCGAATTGCGGCGCGAGTTCCACTTGGAAATGCCGGCGCAACAGGTGCAAGACACGCTCAAGGAAATGTCGGATGATCTGGAACAAATCGAATTCTGGAGCCGACAGCAGGACGGGACAGCCGAGCGGCTGTCGCCGATGGTCGAAAAGTTGCGCCACGAAGAGCAGGTTATTTACGATCAATTGGCCTTGAGCGATCCGCAGAATGACGACCGTAGCTTTACGGTCGAAGCCAGAGAGCACATCGCCACATCCTGGCAAGCGCTCGACAAACAGACCAAAGCGTTGGAACAGCCCTCTCCAGGCGCGCCGGAGTTTACCTCTGCCGTGCCCGGCGTGATGTCGGCCTTCGGCACGTTCCGTGATTCATTGCTCGGTTCGCAGACGGTGGCGTGGCTGCGCCGCCAATTGAATCCCAGTGACGACCAGATCCTCGCCCTCTTAGGCGAACTGCGGCAAATGGCCACGCCGCTAGCGCTGGGGACCGGTGGCCTGATCGTGGGGGTCGGCGTGATGATCCTTTCGCTCTATTATTTTCTAGCCGATGGTCCAGCGATGATCCGCGCGCTAATGCACCTTTCGCCGCTGGATGACCGCTACGAAGAACAGCTGCTGAACGAATTCTCTACGATCAGCCGCGCCGTCGTACTGGCCACGCTCCTATCGGCGTTCGCGCAAGGGCTGCTGGCCAGCATCGGCTACTTTTTTGCCGGCTTCGAAAGCGTGTTCCTGCTGACGGTCGTGACGATGTTACTGGCCATGATACCGTTCGTCGGCGCCGCGGCAGTTTGGGGAGCATGTAGTGTGTGGCTGTTGTTTTACGATCAACGAACCACGGCCGCGGTGGCACTGGCTATCTACGGCGCCTTGGTGGTCTCGATGATCGACAACATCATCAAGCCTATGGTGCTGCACGGGCAGTCGAAGTTGCACCCCTTGTTGGCCTTATTGAGCATCTTAGGAGGCATCAAGGCATTGGGCCCGATTGGCATCTTCGTGGGCCCGATGGGTATGGCATTCCTGCAAGCGCTACTGCACATGCTGCACACTGAGTTGATGGCGCTAGACGATCCGGCGCAGCCGCACCTGGATAGACCAGGATTGCCCACGACCTAA